The stretch of DNA AGGCGGCGATGGCCTCACGGGTGGCCGACTCGAACAGCTCGGGCACCTCGTCACGGGTGCGGGCCACCTTGAGTCCGCGTCCGCCGCCGCCGAACGCGGCCTTGATCGCGACCGGCAACCCGTACTCGTCGACGAACGCGAGCACCTCGGAGGCGTCAGCGACAGGCTCCAGCGTTCCCGGCGCGAGCGGGGCGCCGACGCGCTCGGCGACGTGACGCGCGGTCACCTTGTCGCCCAGCTGCTCGATCGCACTGGGCGGCGGGCCGATCCAGACGAGACCGGCGTCGATCACCGCGCGGGCGAAGTCGGCGTTCTCGGCGAGGAAGCCATAGCCCGGGTGCACCGCGTCGGCGCCGGAACGGCGGGCGATCGACAGCAGCTTCTCGATGGAGAGGTAGGTCTCGGCGCTCGTGGCGCCGTCGAGGGCGTACGCCTCGTCGGCGAGGGACGCGTGCAGCGCGTTCCGATCCTGGTCGGCGTAGACCGCGACGGAGAGGATCCCCGCGTCCTTCGCGGCGCGGACGACGCGCACGGCGATCTCGCCGCGATTGGCGATCAGGACCTTGGTGATCGGACGCGTGGTCGTCTTCGAGGGCGTGGTCGACGGTCCCGCGGCAGTGCTCGGCATCCTCTTAGCCTACGGACGAGCCCCCGTCGGCCGTTGGTTGCTCCGTACAAAGATCGGCTCGGGTGTCTTGGGTGCCCTACAAAACCTCAGCCGCCCGCGAGTGCTCCGCCCCGATTCCAGAGGTCGGTGACGGGCACCTCGAAGCGGCCGAGCAGCCGACGGAAGGTGGGCAGCGACAGCCCGACGACGGTCGACGGGTCGCCGTCGATGCGCTCGATGAACGGGCCGCCGAGACTGTCGATGGTGAAGGCGCCCGCGACCTCGAGCGGCTCGCCGCTCGCGAGGTAGGCCTCGAGCTCGCCGTCGGTCATGTCGTCGACGAAGGTGACGCCGGCGCGCGCGACCGCGCCCTCGCCCCGCGGCTCGCCGGAGCTGCGGCGCGCGTCGATGAGCCAGTGACCCGAGGCGAGCACCCCGGAGCGGCCGCGCTGGGCGAGCCACCTCGTGCGCGCGGTCCCGACCTCGTGCGGCTTGCCGTAGACCACCCCGTCGATCTCGAATGCGGAGTCGCCGCCGAGCACGAAGCCGTCGAGTTCGGCGCCGTGCTGGGCGAGCACCGCTTCGGCCTTCGCGCGCGCCAGCAGCAGGACCATCTCGTCGGTCGACAGCGACCGGCCTTCCGCGACCTCGGCGGCGGCGACGGCGGCAGGCTCGTCGACCGACGAGGCGAGCACGACCGGCTCGATCCCCGCGGCGCGCAGCAGCGCGAGTCGGGCGGGAGAGGTGGAGGCCAGGTACAGGGTGGGCATGAACGTACTGTGACATGCTCGAACGGATGTCCGCTTCCAGCCCGACCCCCGCCGACACCCTCGAACTCGAGGTGACGAATATCGCGCACGGCGGCGTCGCGGTCGCGAGGCACGAGGGC from Herbiconiux sp. L3-i23 encodes:
- a CDS encoding nucleoside triphosphate pyrophosphatase, yielding MPTLYLASTSPARLALLRAAGIEPVVLASSVDEPAAVAAAEVAEGRSLSTDEMVLLLARAKAEAVLAQHGAELDGFVLGGDSAFEIDGVVYGKPHEVGTARTRWLAQRGRSGVLASGHWLIDARRSSGEPRGEGAVARAGVTFVDDMTDGELEAYLASGEPLEVAGAFTIDSLGGPFIERIDGDPSTVVGLSLPTFRRLLGRFEVPVTDLWNRGGALAGG